The nucleotide window CTTGGATTCGGCAGGGGTCTTGACCTGCACCAGATACATATCGTGCGCCATCCAACCGTCCTTACGTACCACCCCGTTTTCAGCAAAGAAATCATGCACGGGAAGTTCGCGCATTTTTTCGGCCACGACCTTGCCATCCGTACTGCCCGCCGCCTTCACAGCCTTCAGGTAGTGCAAGGTCGATGAATACACACTGGCCTGCACCATACCGGGCTGGCGGCCGGTTTGCTCCATGAAGCGAGCAGAGAATTTCCGGCTGGCATCATCGCGGTTCCAGTAAAACGGCGTGGTCGCCACCAGCCCCTGGGCCTTTTCCAGCCCCAGCGCATGCACATCGCTGATGACGATGCCCAGAGCGACCAGCTTCTGGCCTCCTTGGGTCAGGCCGAACTCAGCCGCTTGCTTGATGCTGTTGCTGGTATCGGCCCCGGCATTGGCCAAAGCCACTGCCTGCGCCTTGGAGGACTGAGCCTGCAGCAGGAAGGACGCAAAATCCGACGTCCCCACCGGATGGAAGACCTCGCCCACGATCTGGCCGCCGTTTTTCTCCACGACCTTGGTCAGGTCAGCTGCCAATTGCTTGCCATAGGCATAATCCGCCCCCAGAATAAACCAGCTCTTGGCACCTTCCTGGACCAAGCCAGTTGCGGTACCGACCGACGAGGCATAAGTGTCGAACGCCCAATGAAAACCCGTCGGCGAGCAGGCCTTGCCGGTCAAAGCGGCAGAAAACGGCCCGGAAGCAATCGTGATCTTGCCTTTTTCCTGGGCCAGGCCCTGCACGGCCAGCGCCACGGCGGAATTGGTCAAATCCCCAATCATCTCGACATGATCGACATCGAACCACTTACGCGCGACCGACGTCGCAATATCGGTCTTGTTCTGGTGATCAGCGGAGACAACCTCGATTTTGCGCCCCAGGACCTCGCCGCCAAAATCCTTGACCGCCATCTGCGCCGCTGTGACGGACGTTGCGCCGCCAAAATCAGAATACAGACCGGATTGGTCATTCAAGATCCCAATACGCAGTGGCTCGGTGCCCGCAGCACCAGCCCACGATGGAATCGCCGCCGCCAGCGCCATCCACAGCAATAGCTTCTTCGTCTTCATGGGTGTTGTCTCCGATGTCGTTATATGGTGGACCTCGGACCCCATCCAAGTTGGCACTGCCTCATGAACCACAGGGGCGCGATGTCCTCAGACAACCATCCGAAGCTTCCCTGTCGAGGTTATCGCCATGCAGACAGACATGTCAATGTGACGTAAGGTGAGTCGGCAGTGCGAGGCTCACACCATCGATAATCGTGTCGCTCTTTTGGCCGCCGATCCAGCCCTTGAGTTCGAGCAAACCTCCGGGCCGACCATATCGCCCCTTCGGCAATCAGGGTGGCCAGGCGCCTATCTTTGCGGCAATCGGGGTGGCCAGGCACCTGGCCACCCCGATGAGGTCTCGAACGAAGGCAGAGCTGGCCTGCAGGGCGCTCCGACTCGCCTGGCGCAAAACAGTCCTCAAGGACTGTTTTGTGTCCCGGTCTCCCCACCTCGCGCCTTGCAGGGCGCTCCGACTCGCCTGGCGCAAAACAGTCCTCAAGGACTGTTTTGTGTCCCGGCGAGTCCCAGATAACTTTCGATGATTCGGGGATGACCAGACAGCGAGGCAGCATCGCCCTGCAGCACCAAAGAGCCAGTTTCCAGAACATAACCAGCATCCGCAACGTGCAAAGCGGCGCGGGCATTTTGCTCGACCAGCAGAATCGACACCCCGGTACTGCGCAAGTGGGAAATCGTCTGGAATATTTCGCGCACCACCCGGGGCGCCAGGCCCAGGCTGGGTTCATCCAGCATCAACAAAGAGGGCCGCGCCATCAAGGCCCGTCCCACAGCCAGCATCTGACGTTCGCCGCCGGACAAAGTCCCCGCCGCTTGCTGGGCGCGTTCTTGAAGCCGGGGAAACAGATCAAATACCTGATCCAGCGTGTCCTGCCAGCCATGCTCGCCGGCGCGGTACAACCGGAAGCCCCCCAGCAATAAATTATCGTGCACCGACATGCTGGCAAAGAGTTCGCGCTTTTCTGGCACCAGGCTGAGTCCCAGGCCCACCCGGCGCTCGATATCCCAATCCTGGATCGCCTGCCCCTGGAACAACACCTGCCCCTGACTATGGCCGCGCTGCGGCAAAGCCCCCATCAAGGCATTGAGCAAAGTCGATTTTCCGGCCCCATTCGCGCCGATCACCGTGACAATCTGTCCGCGTCCCACCACCAGATCAATCGGATCCAGCGCGGCCACCTTGCCGTACTGGGCCGACAGGCCCTTGACCGTCAGGACGGCATCCGTCGTGTTATTCATGAATGGGCCTTTTGCTGGATCGCCGAGTCGGCAGGCGGAGGCGTCTGCGCAGCAGCCGAGACATCCCAGTCCTCGTCCACGCCGCCCAAATAGGCCTCCAGTACAGCGGGGTCATGGCGGATATCGGCCGGAATCCCCTCGGCCAGACGTGTCCCGAAGTCCATGACCAGCAAATGATCCGTGAGCTTCATCACAAAATCCATGTCGTGCTCCACCAGCAGCAGGCTCATGCCTTCTTGACGCAGTTGATCCAGCACCGTCGCCAAGGCCTGTTTTTCCTGGAAACGCAAGCCGGCGGCGGGCTCATCCAGCAACAGCAGAATTGGATCGCCACACAAGGCCCGCGCAATCTCGACGATGCGCTGACGACCCAACGGCAGACTGCCTGCCGGCCGATCCATCACATCCCCCAGCCCGACGCGCTGCAGTTGGCGGGCGGCTTCTTGCATCAACGACGCCTCGCTGGCGCGATCCAGCCGCAAGGCCGCTGACATCACCCCGGCCTGACTGCGCAGATGCGCCCCCAGGGCCACGTTGTCCAGTACCGTCATATCGGGCAACAACTGCACGTGCTGGAAGCTGCGCACCAGGCCACGACGGGCGATCTCATGCGCCGACTGGCCATCGATGCGTTCGCCCATGAACCGAACCTGCCCCGCGCTCAGTGCCAGCACACCGCTGATCAAATTGAAGGTCGTGCTCTTGCCGGCCCCATTGGGACCGATCAAGCCCATGATTTCACCGGCACGCAAGCTGAAGCTGATGTCGTTGACGGCCACCAGGCCGCCGAATTCTTTGCGAACCTGATCGACCTCGAGCACCAGTGAACCGGCGGCAGGCAAGGCGCGCCGGGGTAAATCGGCGGCAGGCGCTGCATTGCGCACGGCTTTTTGCGCCTGCGTGTCCGGCCCGCCCCCCAGCCAGTGACCCAGCCGCGCCAGCCACGGCCACAGGCCATCGCGAGCAAACTGCAGCACCAGGATCATCAGCACACCAAAGACCAGCAAATCGAGATTGATGCCTGTACCCACCAGCTTGGGCAAGACATTCTGCAACTGGTCCTTGACCAGCAAAATCGTGGCGGCCCCAACAACAGCCCCCCAGACGCTGCCCGCGCCGCCCACCACGGCCATGAACAGGTATTCGATACCATATCCAAGCCCAAAAGGGCTAGGACTGACGGCCCGCTGCATGTGGGCATACAACCAGCCTGATACGCTGCCCAACAGGGCAGCATAGACAAAAATGACGACTTTATAGTGCGCCAGGTCCACCCCGAAGGATTCGGCCATGGCACCGCTGCGCAAGGCCCGGATGGCCCGCCCTGAACGGGAATCCAGCAAATTATGCGTGGCCCACAGAGCCAGCAACAAAGCCAACCAGATCAAGACATACATGGATTCGCTGGCCCCCAGCGACCAGTCGCCCAGGCTGATGGGCGGAATCCCGGCAATGCCGTCGTAGCGTCCGAGAAAATCCAGGTTGCCGTACAGGTAGTACAGCGCCAGACACCACGCCAGGGTGCATAAGGGCAGATAATGACCTGACAAACGCAACGTGATCAGGCCCAGACCATAGGCCACCAGGCACGTCAGCAACAAACCCGCCAACAGCCCCAGCCAGGGCGAGACGCCCACCGCCGTGGTCAGCCAAGCCGTGGAGTACGCCCCCAGCCCCACAAAGGCGGACTGTCCAAACGAGGTCAGGCCCCCGACCCCTGTCAATAGCACCAGCCCCAGCACCACCAGGCTGTACAGGCCGATGTAGTTCATCTGGGTAATCCAGAAAGCCGGTATTCCGGGAATCCAAGGCAAAAAAGCCAACACCAGCAGGGCTGCGCCTGCAATCAAACGGCTGCGCATCGGCTAGTCCTCCTCGTCGAGATGCACACTGCCGAAGGAACGCCACAGCAGGACAGGAATGATCAGGGTAAAGACAATGGCTTCCTTGAATGGGCTGGCCCAGAACGACGAAAAGGCCTCAAGGATACCCACGAACAAGGCACCGATGGCGGTGACGGGATAACTGACCAAGCCACCAAAAATCGCAGCTACAAAGCCTTTTAGCCCGATCAGGAATCCGGTGTCGTAGTAAATCGTGGTAATGGCGGCAATCAGCATGCCCGACAGGGCCCCGATGGCGGCCGCCAGCGTGAAAGTCAGGCTGCCCGCCACGCGGGTGCTGATGCCCACCAGCCTGGCCCCTCGACGGTTGACGGCGGTGGCCCGCAAGGCCCGACCATACAAGGTACGGCCAAAAAACAGCCACAGACCGACGATCAATACCGCATACAGGCCCAGCACCGCGAAAGTCTGTGCCGTCCAGGTGACTGGCCCCAACTGGACGCTGCCCTCGACCAGGGCAGGCGTGCGCCAGCCTTCGGCCCCGAAAAACAGCAAGCCCAGGCCGGTCAGGGCAAAATGCACCGCCACGGAAATAATCAGCAATACCAGCACACTGGCCTGCTCGACTGGCTGATAGACCAGGCGATACACCATGGGGCCCATGGGCACCACCAAAGCCAGGGAGAACAGCACCTGCAGCAGCAACGAGACGTCTTTACCCGCTACCCACGGTGCCAGGGCCAGCAAA belongs to Castellaniella sp. and includes:
- a CDS encoding ABC transporter substrate-binding protein, which encodes MKTKKLLLWMALAAAIPSWAGAAGTEPLRIGILNDQSGLYSDFGGATSVTAAQMAVKDFGGEVLGRKIEVVSADHQNKTDIATSVARKWFDVDHVEMIGDLTNSAVALAVQGLAQEKGKITIASGPFSAALTGKACSPTGFHWAFDTYASSVGTATGLVQEGAKSWFILGADYAYGKQLAADLTKVVEKNGGQIVGEVFHPVGTSDFASFLLQAQSSKAQAVALANAGADTSNSIKQAAEFGLTQGGQKLVALGIVISDVHALGLEKAQGLVATTPFYWNRDDASRKFSARFMEQTGRQPGMVQASVYSSTLHYLKAVKAAGSTDGKVVAEKMRELPVHDFFAENGVVRKDGWMAHDMYLVQVKTPAESKGPWDYYNILRTLPADLVSIPLADSTCPLVKG
- a CDS encoding ABC transporter ATP-binding protein; translated protein: MNNTTDAVLTVKGLSAQYGKVAALDPIDLVVGRGQIVTVIGANGAGKSTLLNALMGALPQRGHSQGQVLFQGQAIQDWDIERRVGLGLSLVPEKRELFASMSVHDNLLLGGFRLYRAGEHGWQDTLDQVFDLFPRLQERAQQAAGTLSGGERQMLAVGRALMARPSLLMLDEPSLGLAPRVVREIFQTISHLRSTGVSILLVEQNARAALHVADAGYVLETGSLVLQGDAASLSGHPRIIESYLGLAGTQNSP
- a CDS encoding branched-chain amino acid ABC transporter ATP-binding protein/permease, translated to MRSRLIAGAALLVLAFLPWIPGIPAFWITQMNYIGLYSLVVLGLVLLTGVGGLTSFGQSAFVGLGAYSTAWLTTAVGVSPWLGLLAGLLLTCLVAYGLGLITLRLSGHYLPLCTLAWCLALYYLYGNLDFLGRYDGIAGIPPISLGDWSLGASESMYVLIWLALLLALWATHNLLDSRSGRAIRALRSGAMAESFGVDLAHYKVVIFVYAALLGSVSGWLYAHMQRAVSPSPFGLGYGIEYLFMAVVGGAGSVWGAVVGAATILLVKDQLQNVLPKLVGTGINLDLLVFGVLMILVLQFARDGLWPWLARLGHWLGGGPDTQAQKAVRNAAPAADLPRRALPAAGSLVLEVDQVRKEFGGLVAVNDISFSLRAGEIMGLIGPNGAGKSTTFNLISGVLALSAGQVRFMGERIDGQSAHEIARRGLVRSFQHVQLLPDMTVLDNVALGAHLRSQAGVMSAALRLDRASEASLMQEAARQLQRVGLGDVMDRPAGSLPLGRQRIVEIARALCGDPILLLLDEPAAGLRFQEKQALATVLDQLRQEGMSLLLVEHDMDFVMKLTDHLLVMDFGTRLAEGIPADIRHDPAVLEAYLGGVDEDWDVSAAAQTPPPADSAIQQKAHS
- a CDS encoding branched-chain amino acid ABC transporter permease; this translates as MDLTIALILLQDGLLNGAIYGLLGLALVLVFVVTRVIFIPQGEFVTFGALTLAFLANGRVPGTAYLLVGMGVLVCLVQAVSAWRTRHWQGYGRMLLWALVLPLCLLALAPWVAGKDVSLLLQVLFSLALVVPMGPMVYRLVYQPVEQASVLVLLIISVAVHFALTGLGLLFFGAEGWRTPALVEGSVQLGPVTWTAQTFAVLGLYAVLIVGLWLFFGRTLYGRALRATAVNRRGARLVGISTRVAGSLTFTLAAAIGALSGMLIAAITTIYYDTGFLIGLKGFVAAIFGGLVSYPVTAIGALFVGILEAFSSFWASPFKEAIVFTLIIPVLLWRSFGSVHLDEED